The following proteins are co-located in the Podarcis raffonei isolate rPodRaf1 chromosome 5, rPodRaf1.pri, whole genome shotgun sequence genome:
- the RNF7 gene encoding RING-box protein 2 isoform X1, which produces MADVEDGDEPGVSAPHAGFSGSKSGGVDKMFSLKKWNAVAMWSWDVECDTCAICRVQVMDACLRCQAENKQEDCVVVWGECNHSFHNCCMSLWVKQNNRCPLCQQDWVVQRIGK; this is translated from the exons ATGGCCGACGTGGAGGACGGGGACGAGCCGGGTGTCTCGGCTCCTCACGCGGGTTTCTCGGGCTCGAAGTCGGGCGGCGTTGACAAGATGTTCTCGCTGAAGAAGTGGAACGCCGTGGCCATGTGGAGCTGGGACGTCGAGTGCGACACCTGCGCCATCTGCCGGGTGCAGGTCATGG ATGCCTGCCTTAGATGTCAAGCTGAAAACAAACAAGAAGATTGTGTTG tgGTCTGGGGAGAGTGTAATCATTCCTTCCACAACTGCTGCATGTCACTGTGGGTGAAACAGAACAACCGCTGCCCCCTCTGCCAACAGGACTGGGTGGTTCAGAGAATAGGCAAATAA
- the RNF7 gene encoding RING-box protein 2 isoform X2 translates to MADVEDGDEPGVSAPHAGFSGSKSGGVDKMFSLKKWNAVAMWSWDVECDTCAICRVQMPALDVKLKTNKKIVLWSGESVIIPSTTAACHCG, encoded by the exons ATGGCCGACGTGGAGGACGGGGACGAGCCGGGTGTCTCGGCTCCTCACGCGGGTTTCTCGGGCTCGAAGTCGGGCGGCGTTGACAAGATGTTCTCGCTGAAGAAGTGGAACGCCGTGGCCATGTGGAGCTGGGACGTCGAGTGCGACACCTGCGCCATCTGCCGGGTGCAG ATGCCTGCCTTAGATGTCAAGCTGAAAACAAACAAGAAGATTGTGTTG tgGTCTGGGGAGAGTGTAATCATTCCTTCCACAACTGCTGCATGTCACTGTGGGTGA